The Acidobacteriota bacterium region CTTTGTCGCGCGCCTTGCCCAGCAGGAGTTCCAGCAGCAGGCCCTCGTTCAGGGTCGAGGCCACCTCGGCCACGAAGATAGAATAGTGCGACTTGGGGTACGGCTGGGTGCGGCAGGCCAGGAAGCTGTGCATGGCGTGGCCCATCTCGTGGGCCAGGGTGAACATGTTGTCCACCGTGTCGTTGTAGTTCATCAGCACGTACGGGTGAACCGAGTAGTTACCCGAACTGTAGGCACCGCTCCCCTTCCCCTGGGTTTCAAAGACGTCCACCCAGCGGCTGTCAAAAGTGGTCCGCAGTTGCTCGGTGTACGTCCCGCCGAACGGTTGGACGGCCTGAAGGACGCGCTGAACGGCATCGCCGTAGCTCACCTCGTAGTCCTGCTCGGGAAAGAGCGGGCAATGCAGGTCGTACGGTGCGATTTCGTCGAGCTTGAGTATTCTCTTTCGCAGCGCCGTATAGGCGTGCAGGGCGGCCAGGTTCGCCTCGGTCGTATCCAGCAGCGAGTGGTACACGGACAGCGGGATATTGTCTCCGTCGAGCGCCGCGTGCAGGCAATTATCGTAGCGCCGTGCCCGCGTGTAGAACACGTCCGCATTGACGGATGAAGTCAGCGAGGCGCCGATAGTGTTGACGTGGTCCTTGTAGGCCGAGTAAAACCCGGCGCTGGCGTCCCGCCGCACCCGCCGGTCCGGCGACTCCAGGAATTTGGCGAACCGCTGCTTGGTGAGCGGAACCTCGGCTCCCTGCTCGTCCTTGATGGTCGGGTAAGTCAGGTCGGCATCATCGAGCATGGTGAAAATCGACCCCGGGCCTCGGGACACCATGGCTGAGTTGGCTAACACCTCTTCCACTTCCTCGGACCGCACGTGGGCCCGCGAACGGATCAACTCGCGGACGTAAAAATCGAACTCGTCGGTTTTCTCGAACTGCCCGGACATTTCCAGCAGCTTGTTCTCGTCGATAGTGAGCAGTTCCGGCTCGATAAAGGCAAAGGCCGCGCCGGCCTGGGCGCCCAGGGCCGCCGCGCGCTCGTTCATGGCCTGATACCGGGAAACGCGGTTGTCGAGATCCTTGCTGAGATAGGCGTAATGGACAAGGTTGAACAGGCGGCGGGACAACTCGGCGCGGGTCTTCAGGCAATCGTACATAAGGGCCGGGGATTGGGCCAGCCGGCCGGCAAATTCGCGGGCCCGGTCAAT contains the following coding sequences:
- the pepF gene encoding oligoendopeptidase F, coding for MATEKQAGPKPIAQRADIEERYTWDLTDIFADDDAWETEYRSVRKEIDRAREFAGRLAQSPALMYDCLKTRAELSRRLFNLVHYAYLSKDLDNRVSRYQAMNERAAALGAQAGAAFAFIEPELLTIDENKLLEMSGQFEKTDEFDFYVRELIRSRAHVRSEEVEEVLANSAMVSRGPGSIFTMLDDADLTYPTIKDEQGAEVPLTKQRFAKFLESPDRRVRRDASAGFYSAYKDHVNTIGASLTSSVNADVFYTRARRYDNCLHAALDGDNIPLSVYHSLLDTTEANLAALHAYTALRKRILKLDEIAPYDLHCPLFPEQDYEVSYGDAVQRVLQAVQPFGGTYTEQLRTTFDSRWVDVFETQGKGSGAYSSGNYSVHPYVLMNYNDTVDNMFTLAHEMGHAMHSFLACRTQPYPKSHYSIFVAEVASTLNEGLLLELLLGKARDKAERLYLLNRYLDNTTGTFFRQIMYARFELDIHEKVEQGGALSPEIMNKMWAELAQKYFGPELKLDDHEQYKWARIPHFYTGYYVYQYATSYAASQAILDKFTQGEEGIVDRYLELLSAGGRDHPIELLKACGVDMSTPGPVEATIRTFAEKVAEADRLTRE